A section of the Polyodon spathula isolate WHYD16114869_AA chromosome 29, ASM1765450v1, whole genome shotgun sequence genome encodes:
- the LOC121302358 gene encoding ATP-sensitive inward rectifier potassium channel 10-like isoform X1 yields MKGNAATASIQRMSSPTPPSSPQKVCYSQTTQTDVLKPLLGNAGAQNSASALRRRRRVLSKDGRSNVRIDHVTGRRALYLRDLWTTFLDMQWRYKLFLFSATFAGTWFFFGVLWYLVALVHGDLLEFDPPANHTPCVMQVQTLTGAFLFSLESQTTIGYGFRCITEECPLAIVLLIVQLVLTMVLEIFITGTFLAKVARPKKRGETVKFSQHAVISDHDGRPCLMIRVANMRKSLLIGCQVTGKLLQTSVTKEGETVRLDQRNVSFSVDTSSDSPFLILPLTFCHVIDDDSPFRAWVDKGGGWTDPDLADFELLVIMSATVEPTSATCQVRTSYLPDEILWGYAFPPVVSLSANGKYVADFSFFDKVAKTQTPPTFKKPPPPIPSPARHIDPAPSSITSSSSDTDVEKVRLEQSYRVHSSSGDRGQGRRRESSPHSIRISNV; encoded by the exons aATGTCCTCCCccactcctccctcctctccccagAAGGTCTGCTACAGCCAGACCACCCAGACCGACGTCCTCAAGCCACTGCTGGGCAACGCGGGGGCCCAGAACTCCGCCTCGGCACTGAGGCGCAGGAGGCGTGTCCTGTCGAAGGATGGGCGGAGCAACGTGCGGATTGATCACGTGACCGGGCGCCGCGCCCTCTACCTGCGGGACCTCTGGACCACGTTTCTGGACATGCAGTGGCGCTACAAGCTCTTCTTGTTCTCTGCCACGTTTGCTGGGACGTGGTTTTTCTTTGGAGTCCTGTGGTATCTGGTGGCTTTGGTCCACGGGGACTTACTGG AATTCGACCCTCCTGCGAACCACACCCCCTGCGTGATGCAGGTCCAGACTCTGACCGGCGCGTTCCTCTTCTCCCTGGAATCGCAAACCACCATCGGCTACGGCTTCCGCTGCATCACTGAGGAATGCCCGCTCGCCATCGTCCTCCTGATCGTCCAGCTGGTCCTCACCATGGTCCTGGAGATCTTCATCACCGGCACCTTCCTGGCTAAAGTGGCCCGGCCGAAAAAGCGCGGGGAGACGGTGAAGTTCAGCCAGCACGCGGTGATCTCCGACCACGACGGCCGGCCCTGCCTCATGATCCGAGTGGCCAACATGAGGAAGAGCCTCCTGATCGGCTGCCAGGTGACGGGAAAGCTCCTGCAGACTTCCGTGACGAAAGAAGGCGAGACGGTGAGGCTGGACCAGAGGAACGTGTCCTTCAGCGTGGACACGTCCAGCGACAGCCCCTTCCTCATCCTGCCGCTCACCTTCTGTCACGTGATCGACGACGACAGTCCCTTCCGCGCGTGGGTGGACAAAG GGGGCGGTTGGACAGACCCCGACCTGGCTGATTTCGAGTTGCTGGTCATCATGAGTGCCACGGTGGAGCCCACTAGCGCCACCTGTCAGGTCCGCACCTCCTACCTACCTGACGAGATCCTGTGGGGCTACGCCTTCCCTCCCGTCGTGTCCTTGTCGGCCAATGGCAAATACGTGGCCGACTTTTCCTTCTTCGACAAGGTGGCCAAAACCCAAACCCCGCCCACTTTCAAGAAGCCCCCGCCCCCCATCCCGAGCCCCGCCCGTCACATTGACCCCGCCCCCAGCTCCATCACTTCCTCCAGCAGCGACACGGACGTGGAGAAGGTGAGGCTGGAGCAGAGTTATCGGGTTCATTCTAGCAGTGGAGACAGAGGACAAGGCAGGAGGAGAGAAAGCAGCCCTCATAGCATCAGGATTAGTAATGTTTGA
- the LOC121302358 gene encoding ATP-sensitive inward rectifier potassium channel 10-like isoform X2 yields MSSPTPPSSPQKVCYSQTTQTDVLKPLLGNAGAQNSASALRRRRRVLSKDGRSNVRIDHVTGRRALYLRDLWTTFLDMQWRYKLFLFSATFAGTWFFFGVLWYLVALVHGDLLEFDPPANHTPCVMQVQTLTGAFLFSLESQTTIGYGFRCITEECPLAIVLLIVQLVLTMVLEIFITGTFLAKVARPKKRGETVKFSQHAVISDHDGRPCLMIRVANMRKSLLIGCQVTGKLLQTSVTKEGETVRLDQRNVSFSVDTSSDSPFLILPLTFCHVIDDDSPFRAWVDKGGGWTDPDLADFELLVIMSATVEPTSATCQVRTSYLPDEILWGYAFPPVVSLSANGKYVADFSFFDKVAKTQTPPTFKKPPPPIPSPARHIDPAPSSITSSSSDTDVEKVRLEQSYRVHSSSGDRGQGRRRESSPHSIRISNV; encoded by the exons ATGTCCTCCCccactcctccctcctctccccagAAGGTCTGCTACAGCCAGACCACCCAGACCGACGTCCTCAAGCCACTGCTGGGCAACGCGGGGGCCCAGAACTCCGCCTCGGCACTGAGGCGCAGGAGGCGTGTCCTGTCGAAGGATGGGCGGAGCAACGTGCGGATTGATCACGTGACCGGGCGCCGCGCCCTCTACCTGCGGGACCTCTGGACCACGTTTCTGGACATGCAGTGGCGCTACAAGCTCTTCTTGTTCTCTGCCACGTTTGCTGGGACGTGGTTTTTCTTTGGAGTCCTGTGGTATCTGGTGGCTTTGGTCCACGGGGACTTACTGG AATTCGACCCTCCTGCGAACCACACCCCCTGCGTGATGCAGGTCCAGACTCTGACCGGCGCGTTCCTCTTCTCCCTGGAATCGCAAACCACCATCGGCTACGGCTTCCGCTGCATCACTGAGGAATGCCCGCTCGCCATCGTCCTCCTGATCGTCCAGCTGGTCCTCACCATGGTCCTGGAGATCTTCATCACCGGCACCTTCCTGGCTAAAGTGGCCCGGCCGAAAAAGCGCGGGGAGACGGTGAAGTTCAGCCAGCACGCGGTGATCTCCGACCACGACGGCCGGCCCTGCCTCATGATCCGAGTGGCCAACATGAGGAAGAGCCTCCTGATCGGCTGCCAGGTGACGGGAAAGCTCCTGCAGACTTCCGTGACGAAAGAAGGCGAGACGGTGAGGCTGGACCAGAGGAACGTGTCCTTCAGCGTGGACACGTCCAGCGACAGCCCCTTCCTCATCCTGCCGCTCACCTTCTGTCACGTGATCGACGACGACAGTCCCTTCCGCGCGTGGGTGGACAAAG GGGGCGGTTGGACAGACCCCGACCTGGCTGATTTCGAGTTGCTGGTCATCATGAGTGCCACGGTGGAGCCCACTAGCGCCACCTGTCAGGTCCGCACCTCCTACCTACCTGACGAGATCCTGTGGGGCTACGCCTTCCCTCCCGTCGTGTCCTTGTCGGCCAATGGCAAATACGTGGCCGACTTTTCCTTCTTCGACAAGGTGGCCAAAACCCAAACCCCGCCCACTTTCAAGAAGCCCCCGCCCCCCATCCCGAGCCCCGCCCGTCACATTGACCCCGCCCCCAGCTCCATCACTTCCTCCAGCAGCGACACGGACGTGGAGAAGGTGAGGCTGGAGCAGAGTTATCGGGTTCATTCTAGCAGTGGAGACAGAGGACAAGGCAGGAGGAGAGAAAGCAGCCCTCATAGCATCAGGATTAGTAATGTTTGA
- the kcnj9 gene encoding G protein-activated inward rectifier potassium channel 3, which translates to MALEILTFKSIPEATPIPPPGEVEEAGFVPGADSPVGVATEPVGVAGDPGDVFFTDSPHKPSNNSRSFQSKLAARELEAAARPSREKVGAGQGVERRRCGLGRSKKRRQRYVEKNGRCNVQHGNVGETYRYLTDIFTTLVDLKWRSSLFVFVMAYAVTWLFFGAIWWLIAYCRGDLDHLEDQTWTPCVNNVNGFVSAFLFSIETETTIGYGYRVITDQCPEGTVLLLLQAILGSMVNAFMVGCMFVKISQPNKRAETLVFSKHAVISLRDDKLCLMFRVGDLRSSHIVGANIRAKLIKSKQTQEGEFIPLDQTDMSVGFETGDDRLFLVSPLVISHEIDSRSPFWDVSQAQLEKDDFEIVVILEGMVEATGMTCQARSSYLVEEVMWGHRFSPMMSLAEGFFDVDYGAFHHSFEVATPTCSARELSLAAARHEAHLYWSISSQLDEQKPCQELAGQNLIGNSTVNSSANGKKEVGLGVGGGATDKEEPAGGGGERNGSVATDQSEA; encoded by the exons ATGGCTCTGGAGATTTTGACCTTCAAGTCCATACCTGAAGCCACGCCCATACCCCCTCctggggaggtggaggaggcgGGGTTTGTGCCTGGAGCGGACAGCCCGGTGGGTGTGGCTACAGAGCCGGTGGGCGTGGCCGGGGATCCTGGGGACGTGTTCTTCACGGACAGCCCCCACAAACCGTCCAATAACAGCCGGTCTTTTCAGTCCAAGCTGGCTGCCAGAGAGTTGGAGGCGGCGGCCAGACCGAGCAGAGAGAAGGTGGGGGCGGGGCAAGGAGTGGAGAGGCGTCGCTGCGGGCTGG GCCGCAGCAAGAAGCGCAGGCAGCGCTACGTGGAGAAGAACGGCCGCTGTAACGTGCAGCACGGCAACGTGGGCGAGACGTACCGCTACCTGACCGACATCTTCACCACCCTGGTGGACCTCAAATGGCGCAGCTCCCTCTTTGTCTTCGTCATGGCCTACGCTGTCACCTGGCTCTTCTTTGGCGCCATCTGGTGGCTGATCGCGTACTGCAG GGGTGATCTGGATCATTTAGAGGACCAGACCTGGACCCCCTGTGTGAACAACGTGAACGGCTTCGTCTCGGCGTTCCTGTTCTCCATCGAGACGGAGACCACCATCGGCTACGGCTATCGGGTTATCACTGACCAGTGTCCGGAGGGGAccgtcctgctgctgctgcaagccATCCTGGGCTCTATGGTCAACGCTTTCATG GTCGGGTGCATGTTTGTGAAGATTTCTCAGCCCAATAAGCGGGCAGAGACGCTTGTCTTCTCCAAGCACGCGGTCATCTCCCTGAGGGATGACAAGCTGTGCCTGATGTTCAGAGTGGGGGACCTGCGCAGCTCCCACATCGTCGGGGCCAACATCCGAGCCAAGCTCATCAAGTCCAAACAGACGCAGGAAG gAGAGTTCATTCCTCTTGACCAGACAGATATGAGTGTGGGGTTCGAGACTGGGGATGACCGCCTCTTTCTGGTCTCCCCTCTGGTCATCTCCCACGAGATCGACTCGCGATCGCCCTTCTGGGACGTCTCCCAGGCTCAGCTGGAGAAGGACGACTTCGAGATCGTGGTGATACTGGAGGGAATGGTGGAGGCCACTG GCATGACTTGCCAAGCTCGGAGCTCCTATCTCGTTGAAGAGGTCATGTGGGGTCACCGCTTCAGTCCCATGATGTCATTGGCCGAGGGATTCTTCGACGTCGACTACGGGGCGTTCCACCACTCCTTCGAGGTGGCCACGCCTACCTGCTCCGCCCGCGAGCTCTCATTGGCCGCCGCCCGCCACGAAGCCCACCTCTATTGGTCCATCTCCAGCCAGCTGGATGAGCAGAAGCCCTGCCAGGAGCTAGCGGGCCAGAATCTGATTGGCAACTCCACTGTGAACAGCTCAGCCAATGGGAAGAAGGAGGTGGGGctgggggttgggggtggggctACTGATAAGGAGGAGCCAgcgggaggaggaggggagaggaatGGAAGTGTGGCGACGGACCAATCAGAAGCTTAG
- the eif3f gene encoding eukaryotic translation initiation factor 3 subunit F, whose translation MSVYGPVVKIHPVILASIADSYERRNEGALRVIGTLLGTVEKHTVEVTNCFSVPHNESEDEVAVDMEFAKNMYELHKKVTPSEVIVGWYATGYDITEHSVLIHEYYSREAQNPIHLTVDTALQSGRMNIRAYVSAQMGVPSKTVGVMFSPLTVKYVYFDTERIGVDLLQRTRASPSRSKGLTTDLEQVGSAAARIQDMLTTVLSYTEDVLSGKVTPDNTVGRFLTDLVNKVPKITAEDFESMLNSNINDLLMVTYLANLTQAQIALNEKLICL comes from the exons aTGTCCGTGTACGGCCCAGTTGTTAAAATCCACCCGGTTATCCTCGCTTCCATCGCCGACTCTTACGAGAGGAGGAACGAAGGGGCGCTGAGAGTGATCGGGACTCTGCTGG GCACCGTGGAGAAACACACAGTCGAAGTGACCAACTGTTTCTCCGTCCCGCACAACGAATCGGAAGATGAG GTGGCTGTTGATATGGAGTTTGCGAAGAACATGTACGAACTGCATAAGAAAGTGACTCCCAGCGAGGTCATTGTGGGCTG GTACGCAACAGGATATGACATCACAGAGCACTCTGTTCTGATTCACGAGTACTACAGCCGCGAGGCGCAGAACCCGATTCACCTGACTGTGGACACAGCCCTGCAGAGCGGCAGGATGAACATCAGAGCCTACGTCAG CGCTCAGATGGGCGTCCCAAGTAAGACTGTGGGTGTGATGTTCAGCCCACTGACTGTGAAATACGTTTACTTTGATACAGAACGCATTGGGG TTGACCTTCTCCAGCGCACTCGGGCCAGCCCGTCCCGCTCCAAAGGGTTGACCACTGACCTGGAGCAGGTTGGGTCGGCTGCCGCCCGGATCCAGGACATGCTGACCACCGTACTGAGCTACACTGAGGACGTgctg tctgGTAAGGTCACGCCTGACAACACGGTGGGTCGTTTCCTGACAGATTTGGTCAATAAAGTTCCCAAAATAACAGCAGAAGACTTTGAAAGCATGCTGAACAGCAACATCAAT GATCTGCTGATGGTAACATACCTGGCCAATCTGACTCAGGCTCAAATCGCCCTCAACGAGAAGCTGATCTGTCTGTGA
- the LOC121302095 gene encoding uncharacterized protein LOC121302095, giving the protein MSQKKDLHEGVSVKTLVERWQNLTPNQRSSPVVAYRVNISQEQPQKRKESERREKDMEEVPGAASNLPSEYQYTCSICLDVFKNPVTTPCGHNFCEGCIERCWGESTICKCPLCKKQFRKIPYLTVNRGFAEIVEELWKMRASGSGNILPEPVPCDVCTGKKLPAAKSCLVCLVSYCESHIKPHFDREAFRNHQLVEPVANLENKVCSEHRRLLELFCKTDQTCICLLCSNREHRSHNVVSTEMERGERQRTLQAGIKTMISKKENQLETLKPTLKKIKGSEQREIKESEKLLDELSRSIEKIRDDLNALIRKKWQESANQVDRHTRQLEKDINELKENDSALEEISKTEDHISFLQRTQAMCLPAGDSPRIRTFSLKEAAKSLSKLKDSLEDFRVKELVELSKRVDKIMDPGMAHYNPTFYEDVKILILGDALQSTDVWLDGGGIANLNSLARTTSSCIKNRTLYSVWLVLTCFSSLYRRMKTRSQGMIFLVFLSFLAAVSTNRETVIGSAQPIIAGARQETTLPCLVSPPLSTLRLEVKWFRSSLASPVHFYKDLSDQTATQDSDYRGRTSLFESELAKGNLSLSLRNLRPSDSGIYSCFASNGTWSAEAKMELVIRALGTQPSVSMDSIQGEQTRLVCRSEGWSPEPEVIWRDRDGNDVTSLSSTTVERNKQGYLRIRSYINVEPQREGFSCLVRFKQPDPEPDTKPQSPSSFLPGVSGWVVAASVMVALGIATVPPLLIQWKETQRQNEWKVNERSLYPPESESSTAHTMELMYAGKPVPKSDCKLICSPDGATPVTNSEWKQICSSAVDVTLDPNTAHPLLILSRDGKHVRWEEQQQGFPDNPERFDWWRSVLGKEGFTSGRHYWEVEVGENRRWILGVSRESIHRKGVMRWSPEEGYWAVGRDGEPFLALTDPPAPLASKQALRKVGVYLDYEKKQLSFYNAETRSLICTLADNFSGKLYPIFFTLDGKTDLVIVPPAGTVQ; this is encoded by the exons CCTCaaaagaggaaggagagtgaacgCAGAGAGAAAGACATGGAAGAAG TCCCAGGTGCCGCTAGCAATCTCCCCTCAGAATATCAGTACACCTGTTCTATATGCCTGGACGTCTTTAAAAACCCTGTCACTACTCCCTGCGGACACAATTTCTGCGAGGGCTGTATCGAGAGGTGCTGGGGAGAGAGCACTATCTGCAAATGCCCCCTGTGCAAAAAGCAATTCAGAAAAATACCTTACCTGACCGTAAACAGAGGGTTCGCGGAAATCGTCGAGGAGTTATGGAAGATGAGAGCGAGCGGATCTGGAAATATTCTCCCCGAACCCGTGCCGTGCGATGTCTGCACTGGGAAAAAACTCCCAGCTGCCAAGTCTTGCTTGGTGTGCCTGGTGTCCTACTGCGAATCCCACATCAAGCCTCATTTCGACAGAGAGGCTTTTAGAAATCACCAGCTGGTCGAACCCGTGGCAAATCTGGAGAACAAAGTCTGCAGCGAGCACAGGAGGCTTCTGGAGTTGTTCTGCAAAACTGACCAGACCTGTATTTGCTTGCTCTGCAGCAACAGGGAGCATCGTTCCCATAACGTAGTGTCAACGGAgatggagaggggagagaggcag CGGACTCTCCAGGCGGGAATAAAAACAATGATTTCCAAGAAAGAGAATCAGCTGGAGACGTTGAAGCCTACCCTGAAGAAAATCAAA GGATCGGAACAGAGAGAGATCAAAGAAAGCGAGAAACTTCTCGACGAGTTGAGTCGCTCCATTGAGAAGATCCGGGACGATCTAAATGCGCTGATTAGGAAAAAATGGCAGGAGTCCGCCAATCAAGTGGACCGGCATACGAGACAGCTGGAGAAGGACATCAACGAACTGAAGGAAAATGACTCCGCTCTCGAGGAAATCTCAAAAACCGAAGATCACATCAGCTTTCTACAA AGAACCCAAGCCATGTGCCTCCCTGCTGGAGACTCACCCAGAATCAGAACGTTCTCGTTAAAAGAAGCGGCGAAATCTTTGTCCAAACTGAAGGACAGTCTTGAGGACTTTCGGGTGAAGGAGTTAGTGGAATTAAGCAAAAGAG TCGACAAGATTATGGACCCTGGTATGGCACACTACAATCCCACCTTTTATGAAGATGTCAAAATACTGATCCTGGGAGATGCTCTCCAGTCCACAGATGTGT GGTTGGACGGAGGAGGGATCGCGAATCTTAATAGTCTAGCCCGCACCACCTCGAGCTGCATCAAAAACCGGACC CTTTATAGTGTTTGGCTAGTCTTGACTTGTTTTAGTAGTCTTTACAGGAGAATGAAGACCAGATCTCAGGGGATGATATTCCTCGTGTTCTTAAGTTTTTTAGCAGCGGTTTCTACAAACAGAG AAACTGTTATTGGTTCCGCTCAGCCCATCATTGCCGGAGCCAGACAAGAGACCACCCTGCCCTGCCTGGTATCCCCACCGCTCAGCACCCTACGCCTGGAAGTGAAATGGTTCAGAAGCAGCCTCGCAAGTCCCGTTCATTTCTATAAAGATCTAAGTGACCAGACGGCAACGCAGGACAGCGACTATCGAGGGAGGACCAGCCTCTTCGAATCAGAACTGGCGAAAGGAAACCTCTCTTTGAGCCTGAGAAATCTCCGGCCGTCCGACAGCGGGATCTATTCCTGCTTCGCCTCCAACGGAACCTGGAGCGCCGAGGCAAAGATGGAACTTGTGATCAGGG CTCTGGGGACCCAGCCCTCGGTCTCTATGGACTCTATACAAGGAGAGCAGACCCGGCTGGTGTGCAGATCAGAGGGGTGGAGCCCTGAACCAGAAGTGATCTGGAGAGACAGGGATGGAAACGATGTGACATCACTGTCCAGCACAACAGTGGAGAGGAACAAGCAGGGCTATCTCCGGATTCGCAGCTACATCAACGTGGAGCCACAGAGGGAAGGATTCTCTTGCCTGGTTCGGTTTAAACAGCCGGATCCAGAACCGGATACGAAACCTCAGTCACCCA GTAGCTTTCTCCCAGGTGTCTCAGGGTGGGTGGTGGCTGCCTCAGTGATGGTCGCTCTTGGCATTGCAACTGTCCCTCCTCTACTCATCCAGTGGAAAG aaacacagagacagaatgaATGGAAAG TGAATGAGAGATCCTTATATCCACCAGAGAGTGAATCCAGCACAGCGCATACAATGGAGTTAATGT ATGCAGGGAAGCCTGTCCCTAAATCAG ACTGCAAGCTGATCTGCAGTCCAG ATGGAGCGACACCCGTCACTAACTCAG AATGGAAGCAGATCTGCAGCTCAGCAG TTGACGTGACTCTGGATCCCAACACCGCCCACCCTCTCCTCATCCTCTCCCGGGATGGGAAACACGTCCGATGGGAAGAACAGCAGCAGGGCTTCCCCGACAATCCCGAGAGATTCGACTGGTGGCGCTCTGTGCTGGGGAAAGAGGGGTTCACCTCGGGGAGGCACTACtgggaggtggaggtgggggagAACCGTCGCTGGATCTTGGGAGTGTCCCGGGAGTCGATCCACAGGAAGGGGGTGATGAGGTGGAGCCCAGAGGAGGGGTACTGGGCTGTGGGGAGAGATGGAGAGCCGTTCCTGGCACTCACAGATCCTCCAGCCCCTCTAGCGTCGAAGCAGGCACTCAGGAAGGTGGGGGTGTATCTGGATTACGAAAAGAAGCAGCTCTCTTTTTACAACGCGGAGACCAGATCTCTCATCTGCACCTTAGCAGACAACTTCTCTGGCAAACTCTACCCCATCTTCTTTACTTTAGATGGGAAGACAGATCTGGTAATTGTGCCCCCTGctggtactgtacagtaa